From one Streptomyces sp. ICC1 genomic stretch:
- a CDS encoding lysophospholipid acyltransferase family protein, giving the protein MADAKVIPFDEDRPRRRPPRRVRVAPEAEPAMEPAVAAAPEPEPARAGGEGWDRRIAGGLAFLRRRITGEYEVDDFGYDKELTDQVLMSLMRPLYDKYFRVEVKGIENIPKEGGALIVANHSGTLPLDGLMLQVAVHDHHPAERHLRLLAADLVFMLPVVNELARKAGHTLACAEDAQRLLEAGELVGVMPEGFKGIGKPFGERYKLQRFGRGGFVSTALRAGTPIVPCSIVGAEEIYPMIGNAKTLARLLGIPYFPITPTFPLLGPLGAVPLPTKWTIQFGEPIHTAGYAPEAAEDPMLMFNLTDQVREQIQHTLYKLLVQRRSVFF; this is encoded by the coding sequence GTGGCGGACGCCAAGGTCATCCCGTTCGACGAGGACCGGCCGCGGCGGCGGCCGCCCCGGCGGGTCCGCGTCGCCCCGGAGGCGGAGCCCGCGATGGAGCCGGCGGTCGCCGCGGCGCCCGAGCCGGAGCCCGCGCGCGCGGGCGGCGAGGGCTGGGACCGGCGGATCGCGGGCGGCCTGGCGTTCCTGCGGCGCCGGATCACCGGGGAGTACGAGGTCGACGACTTCGGCTACGACAAGGAGCTGACGGACCAGGTCCTGATGTCCTTGATGCGGCCGCTGTACGACAAGTACTTCCGGGTCGAGGTCAAGGGCATCGAGAACATCCCGAAGGAGGGCGGCGCGCTGATCGTGGCGAACCACTCCGGGACGCTGCCCCTGGACGGGCTCATGCTCCAGGTGGCCGTGCACGACCACCACCCCGCCGAGCGGCACCTGCGTCTGCTGGCGGCGGACCTGGTGTTCATGCTGCCCGTCGTCAACGAGCTCGCGCGCAAGGCCGGCCACACGCTGGCCTGCGCGGAGGACGCGCAGCGGCTGCTGGAGGCCGGGGAGCTGGTGGGCGTGATGCCCGAGGGCTTCAAGGGGATAGGGAAGCCGTTCGGCGAGCGGTACAAGCTCCAGCGCTTCGGGCGGGGCGGCTTCGTGTCGACCGCGCTGAGGGCCGGGACGCCGATCGTGCCCTGCTCGATCGTGGGGGCGGAGGAGATCTACCCGATGATCGGCAACGCGAAGACGCTCGCGCGGCTGCTGGGGATCCCGTACTTCCCGATCACGCCGACGTTCCCGCTGCTGGGTCCGCTCGGGGCGGTGCCGCTGCCGACGAAGTGGACGATCCAGTTCGGGGAGCCGATCCACACCGCGGGCTACGCGCCGGAGGCGGCGGAGGACCCGATGCTGATGTTCAACCTGACCGACCAGGTCCGGGAGCAGATCCAGCACACGCTGTACAAGCTGCTGGTGCAGCGGCGCTCCGTCTTCTTCTGA
- a CDS encoding DUF5667 domain-containing protein encodes MIANVTPHRRANAFAQALEDRTLSDLSEPDPAAEQSEAPAEPADHDRLLALASVLGERMPRPVLDPEVKVVQRAQLVAAMEAMVMEERAGGSAAPDPQVPEQRTGRGAHRATSLRKLRPRSRWSKGIAAGGLTVGVAAGAFSGVAAASTDALPGDHLYPVKRGMEDIRLGMADDDSDRGELYLDQASNRLAEARRLMERGRAGALDHESLGEIRRALAGMKHDASEGHRLLQAAYERDGSLGPIQALSSFSRSHRDAWAKLRGNLPAQLTDVGGEVESVFQAIDEDVAPLQGLLPKPPEQTRGSGPSSRPSTPAGKQQTAPSPGTPSAAPAPSASGSTKTPSPGGGLLGGTGNLLNPPAGQPTPAASGSPEHPHPDITLPPLLPGLLPGLGLKAEDVE; translated from the coding sequence GTGATCGCGAACGTGACTCCGCACCGGCGGGCGAACGCCTTCGCCCAGGCCCTGGAGGATCGGACCCTGTCCGATCTTTCGGAACCGGACCCGGCGGCCGAGCAGTCCGAGGCACCTGCCGAACCTGCCGACCACGACCGGTTGTTGGCCCTGGCGAGCGTGCTCGGCGAAAGAATGCCGCGCCCGGTGCTGGATCCAGAGGTCAAAGTGGTGCAACGAGCACAGCTCGTCGCCGCCATGGAGGCCATGGTGATGGAGGAAAGGGCCGGGGGCAGTGCCGCCCCGGACCCTCAAGTGCCCGAACAGCGGACCGGCCGCGGCGCCCACCGGGCGACATCGCTCCGGAAATTGCGGCCCCGCTCCCGCTGGTCCAAGGGCATCGCGGCGGGTGGCCTCACCGTGGGTGTGGCCGCCGGGGCCTTCAGCGGAGTGGCCGCTGCGAGTACGGACGCCCTGCCGGGTGACCACCTGTACCCCGTGAAGCGGGGGATGGAGGACATCCGGCTCGGGATGGCCGATGACGACTCGGACCGGGGCGAGCTCTATCTCGACCAGGCCTCGAACCGTCTGGCGGAGGCCCGCCGGCTGATGGAGCGCGGCCGTGCCGGCGCGCTGGACCACGAGTCCCTCGGTGAGATCCGCCGGGCGCTCGCGGGCATGAAGCACGACGCCTCGGAGGGCCACCGGCTCCTCCAGGCCGCCTACGAACGGGACGGCTCGCTCGGCCCGATCCAGGCGCTGTCCTCGTTCTCCCGCTCGCACCGCGACGCGTGGGCCAAGCTCCGGGGAAACCTCCCGGCGCAGCTCACGGACGTGGGCGGCGAGGTGGAGTCGGTCTTCCAGGCCATAGACGAAGACGTGGCGCCGCTCCAGGGTCTCCTTCCGAAGCCTCCGGAACAGACCCGCGGCTCCGGCCCCTCCAGTCGGCCGAGCACCCCGGCGGGCAAGCAGCAGACGGCGCCCTCCCCGGGCACCCCGTCGGCGGCCCCCGCCCCGTCGGCCTCCGGCTCCACGAAGACCCCGTCGCCCGGCGGCGGTCTCCTGGGCGGCACGGGCAATCTGCTGAACCCGCCCGCGGGCCAGCCGACCCCGGCGGCGTCCGGATCTCCGGAGCACCCGCACCCGGACATCACCCTCCCGCCCCTGCTCCCCGGCCTCCTGCCGGGCCTGGGCCTCAAGGCGGAAGACGTGGAGTGA
- a CDS encoding ECF subfamily RNA polymerase sigma factor, BldN family, with product MYPPVGVDASGLATLRATVLDHLRGFVPTAYAVPAFATAVPAGLGPAGPCYALTDGGATVGRRGRSGAAAGGSATGTTAPAARRPTADSDQARMMDLVERAQAGEADAFGRLYDQYSDTVYRYIYYRVGGKATAEDLTSETFLRALRRISTFTWQGRDFGAWLVTIARNLVADHFKSSRFRLEVTTGEMLDANEVERSPEDSVLESLSNAALLEAVRKLNPQQQECVTLRFLQGLSVAETARVMGKNEGAIKTLQYRAVRTLARLLPDDAR from the coding sequence GTGTACCCACCTGTCGGGGTTGACGCCTCGGGCCTGGCTACGCTGCGCGCGACGGTCCTCGACCACCTGCGCGGCTTCGTCCCCACCGCGTACGCCGTCCCCGCATTCGCCACCGCGGTCCCCGCCGGACTCGGCCCGGCCGGTCCTTGCTATGCCCTGACCGACGGCGGAGCGACGGTGGGCAGACGGGGACGCTCCGGCGCCGCCGCCGGGGGCTCCGCCACCGGTACCACCGCGCCCGCCGCCCGCCGCCCCACGGCGGACAGCGACCAGGCCCGCATGATGGACCTGGTCGAACGCGCCCAGGCCGGCGAAGCCGATGCCTTCGGCCGCCTGTACGACCAGTACAGCGACACCGTCTACCGCTACATCTACTACCGCGTCGGCGGCAAGGCGACCGCGGAGGATCTCACCAGCGAGACCTTCCTGCGCGCGCTGCGCCGCATCTCCACCTTCACCTGGCAGGGCCGCGACTTCGGCGCCTGGCTCGTGACGATCGCCCGCAACCTGGTCGCCGACCACTTCAAGTCGAGCCGTTTCCGCCTGGAAGTCACCACGGGCGAAATGCTCGACGCCAACGAGGTGGAAAGGTCCCCCGAGGACTCCGTCCTGGAGTCCCTCTCCAACGCGGCCCTGCTGGAAGCCGTACGGAAACTCAATCCGCAGCAGCAGGAGTGCGTGACCCTGCGCTTCCTGCAGGGCCTCTCGGTCGCCGAGACGGCCCGGGTGATGGGGAAGAACGAGGGCGCCATCAAGACGCTCCAGTACCGGGCGGTCCGCACCTTGGCCCGCCTGCTCCCGGACGACGCCCGCTGA
- a CDS encoding HAD-IB family hydrolase: protein MAALGWLTPRRRSATARSVLAGEASAEAARKTALADEPLDTVDSAEALEAAEAEEAEALEARDAAAAEATAPTAPAEPAEPEFPVAGDDLAAAFFDLDNTVMQGAAIFHFGRGLYKREFFQRRELARFAWQQAWFRLAGVEDPEHMQDARDSALSIVKGHKVSELMSIGEEIYDEYMAERIWPGTRALAQAHLDAGQKVWLVTAAPVETATIIARRLGLTGALGTVAESVDGVYTGRLVGEPLHGPAKAEAVRALASAEGLDLARCAAYSDSHNDIPMLSLVGHPYAINPDTKLRKHARAHDWRLRDYRTGRKAVKVGVPAAAGVGAIAGGAAAAIALHRRRK from the coding sequence ATGGCCGCTCTGGGATGGCTCACCCCCCGTAGGCGCTCCGCCACCGCGCGGAGCGTGCTGGCAGGCGAGGCCTCGGCCGAAGCCGCCCGCAAGACCGCGCTGGCCGATGAACCGCTCGACACCGTGGACTCCGCCGAGGCGCTGGAGGCGGCCGAAGCGGAAGAGGCCGAGGCGCTCGAAGCCCGGGATGCCGCGGCGGCCGAGGCCACCGCGCCTACCGCGCCCGCCGAGCCCGCCGAGCCGGAGTTCCCCGTCGCCGGCGACGACCTCGCCGCCGCCTTCTTCGACCTCGACAACACCGTCATGCAGGGCGCCGCGATCTTCCACTTCGGCCGCGGCCTCTACAAGCGGGAGTTCTTCCAGCGCCGCGAGCTCGCCCGCTTCGCCTGGCAGCAGGCCTGGTTCCGGCTCGCCGGGGTCGAGGACCCCGAGCACATGCAGGACGCCCGCGACAGCGCGCTGTCCATCGTCAAGGGACACAAGGTCTCCGAGCTGATGTCCATCGGCGAGGAGATCTACGACGAGTACATGGCGGAGCGGATCTGGCCGGGCACCCGCGCCCTGGCCCAGGCCCACCTCGACGCCGGCCAGAAGGTGTGGCTGGTGACGGCCGCCCCCGTGGAGACGGCCACGATCATCGCCCGCCGGCTCGGCCTCACCGGGGCCCTGGGCACCGTCGCCGAGTCCGTGGACGGCGTGTACACCGGCCGGCTCGTCGGCGAGCCGCTGCACGGCCCCGCCAAGGCGGAGGCGGTGCGCGCCCTGGCCTCCGCCGAGGGCCTCGACCTCGCGCGCTGCGCCGCGTACAGCGATTCGCACAACGACATCCCGATGCTGTCGCTGGTCGGACATCCGTACGCGATCAATCCCGACACAAAACTGCGCAAGCATGCCCGCGCCCACGACTGGCGCCTGCGCGACTATCGGACCGGTCGCAAGGCCGTGAAGGTCGGCGTCCCGGCAGCCGCCGGAGTCGGCGCGATCGCGGGCGGCGCGGCCGCCGCGATCGCCCTGCACCGCCGCCGCAAGTAG